The Gossypium arboreum isolate Shixiya-1 chromosome 6, ASM2569848v2, whole genome shotgun sequence DNA window GTTGATACCTCCCAACCAATACGGCGATAAAATTGGTGATGGGAATTTAGATGCATGTTTGGTTTAGGGATGgccattattattatttgagtctCTACCTCCACCTGTTCCCACGCCAAAACCAAATCCAATGCCCATTCCCATCCCCATTCCAAATCCCATGTTCATGCCGTTCTTATCACCATTTGAACCCCCTCCAAAGCCCATCCCTTCTCCTCCTCCACTTCCACCTCCGCCTCCACCTCCACTCGAACCACCTCCTCCCCCCCATCCTCCACCACCAGCTCCCCCTCCAATGCCTGTTATACCAATGCCACCACCAGCACCATAACCATTACCATTGCCATATCCTCCACTAGAACCTCCACCAcccccaccaccaccaccaccaccaccaccaccaccaccacctccaccTCCCACCTCTACGCCCATGCCTGCTCCTGCTCCAAAACCACTACCATGACCAAACCCTTCCCCAGAACTACCATAACCATTGCCGCCACCTCCACCTCCACCTCCTCCACTAGTCCCAACTCCCATACCAGCACCATATCCACTACCATGACCAGACCCTCCATTAGCCCCACCTCCACCACCTTCTCCACCTCCTCCTCCTCCCCCACCACCACCAACGCCCCCTCCGTTGCcaacaccaccaccaccaccaccaccttcaCCATAACCATTACCATGGCCATATCCTCCATTAGAACCTTTACCACCTCCACCTCCACCTCCccctccaccaccaccaccacctcccaCCCCTTCGCCTATGCCTGCTCCAAAACCACTACCATGTCCAAACCCTTCCCCAGAACTACCATAACTACTGCCACCTCCACCACCTTCTCcacctccaccaccaccaccaatACCTTGCACACCACCTCCAGCTCCAA harbors:
- the LOC108485337 gene encoding glycine-rich cell wall structural protein 1-like → MKTKQSLIEVRPYLALLLLGDSIHQTMAAITISDKVWYMAILLLSIVATLNRGVVGGDVNDEDDNYCSYRSWRSCGSFFGRGSKYYGGAGGGGGGGGGGGGGGASGNAVGHGEAHGAGGGSGSGSGEMGGGGGGGGGEGSASAGAGGIGSGHGEGFGAGGGVQGIGGGGGGGEGGGGGSSYGSSGEGFGHGSGFGAGIGEGVGGGGGGGGGGGGGGGKGSNGGYGHGNGYGEGGGGGGGVGNGGGVGGGGGGGGGGEGGGGGANGGSGHGSGYGAGMGVGTSGGGGGGGGGNGYGSSGEGFGHGSGFGAGAGMGVEVGGGGGGGGGGGGGGGGGGGGSSGGYGNGNGYGAGGGIGITGIGGGAGGGGWGGGGGSSGGGGGGGSGGGEGMGFGGGSNGDKNGMNMGFGMGMGMGIGFGFGVGTGGGRDSNNNNGHP